In the genome of Anaerolineaceae bacterium oral taxon 439, the window TGACGCATGACGAGTCCTATACGGTCGTGACCTGGGCGTCAGGCTCCTTTCGCTACGCCGTCAGCGATTATCACCTGCCCAATAATCATATTTTTCATACCCTTCTCGTCTGGTTCATCTATCATTTCGTCGGGAAATCGCCTGCGCTGCTGCGGCTGCCCGCGTTTCTCGCCGGCGGGCTGCTGATCACGGCGGTCTTCTATCTCGGAAAGAAATTTTACGGGGAGCGGACCGGTTTAATCGCCGAGGGACTCGCCGCGCTGTCCCCATTCCTGATCGATTACGCGTCGAACGCCCGCGGCTACAGCGCGTTCGCGCTGTCAGCGGTCCTGATCTTCATCCTTGCCGACGCGCTGCGCAGGCGGCCGAACCGCCTGATCGAGGCGACAATTCCGATCGTCGCGGCGCTGAGCTTTTTTACGCTGCCGATAACGCTGTATCCGTTCGGCGCAATGTGCGTCTGGCTGACGGCGAACGCGCTGACCCGCGCGGCCGGCGACGCATCCGAATCCGGACCCGAACTCCTTGCCGCCGTTTTCCGAATCGGATTGGCGACGATTGCGCTGACCGTCCTTCTGTATCTGCCGCTGTTCCATGAAGCCGGAACCGCGCCGCTGTTCGATAACGTTTTCGTACGCCCGCTCCCGGCGTCGGACTTCCGTCCGACGATGATCTCGCGCGGGCTGGACTTTCTCGACGCGTTCAGCGACGGGATCGGGCCGGTCCTAAGCGGGATCCTCCTTGTCGGCGCAGCGCTGACGCTCGTCCCGGGCCGCCGGACGCCTGTTTTCCCAACCGCGGCGGCGTTCCTGCTTTGGCTTGCCCCGTTGATCCTTTGGCGGCGGCCGAATCTCTGGCCGCGGACGCAGCTCTACCTCTTCCCGTTCCTCTTCGTCTGGGGCGCGGGCGGGATCGCGAGCGTCGGCGGGACGATCGCCGTTCGACTTCGAAACGGCGGAAAGCTGCCCTCCGGCGCTGCGCTCGCCCGTGCGGGACGCGTCCTCTGGCTCGCAGTCTGGATCGTCCTTCTCGTTCCGGCGCTCCAACGAACCGCCCGGATCGCGGCGATCGGAAGTCCGCATGAAGCGGCGATCCAAACCGTCCTGCAGCGCGAAAACCGGGAGGGGATCGGGACGGAACGGAAGACCGACGAGGTCTATTTCATCGTTGCGCCCGAGGACGACGCGGCGATCTGGTACTACGCCGATCTGCATGCCATCGGGAAACGCTTCTTTGACCGAAACCGTCCGTTCCGGACCGTTTACGTCTACGTCAATCCGGTCAACGAAGGGTACGAAGAGCCGAGGACGGTCGAAGACGTCGTTGAGCGTTACGGGCCGGGCGCCGCTTTTTTAGACTGGGAAACGAAAGAAACGGTTTTCGAACGCCTCCCCGAAGCGAAGCTTTTCCGCTTTGACGCAAACGAACGCGTGATCCGCGAAACGTTCGGGAAATAACGCCGCGACGGCTTACTCCGAAAATTCAGTAACGATTTCACCCTCAAAACCGCCGCCGTCCACACCGCCATCGAGCGCCGCGATCTCAATATCGCTGAAAAGCTCCGGCTGATCGATCCGGATAACCCGCCGCTTAATCAGCTCCAGCATCGCCAGAAACGTCACGACGACCTCAACACGCGTCGGCGAAACGAGCAACGACGAAAACGAGACCGAATCCCCGGCCTTGAGCCGGTCGAGGAGCGCGCGGATCCGATCGCCAATCGTCAGCCGCGGGCCCTTCAGGACCGACGAAACGACCCGCGGTTCGGCCTTTTTTCGGAAAAGCTGCGCCGCGACGGCGGCCAGCCGCTCCAGCGTCAGGTCGGATAAATCCAACGGCGGTTCGTAACCGAGCTGCGGCGGAGCGAGGCGTTCGTACGCGCGCTGACCGCTTTCTTCGATCCGCGCAAGCTCCTCGGCCAGCTGTTTGAAACGGCGATAGGTGATGAGCTGCGCCGCGAGGTCTTCGTCCCCGGACTCGTCCAGCTCCGGAATCTCAACCGTCGTCTTCGGGAGCAGCGCGGACGATTTAATCAGGATCAGCCGCGCCGCGATAACGAGGAACGCCGAAACGTCTTCCGGATGATTCCCCTCCATCCCACGAACCGTTTCCAGAAACTGATCCGTTACCTGCGCCAGCGACAGCAGCGTAATATCCAGCTCCGCCCTCTCGATCAGGTCCAGCAGCAGATCAAGCGGGCCCTGATAAACGTCCGTCTCAACCCGGTATTCGTCCGATCGGAAAGCGGTAAATCGCGATTTCATGCGCTCAATTTTAGCATAGGCACGAAGCGCGATCGCCCGGATCGCGCGCGGAGGATTTCACGTGTCGATCCGCTCCAGCTCATGAATCGACCGGTTGCGGTAAATCAGGTCGTTCCGGACGCCGAAACCGATTTTTTCCCAGAAGGCGTTCCCGCCCTCGTTCCGCGCAAAAACGACGAGAGCGGCTTTTTGGATTCCTTCCCGTTCGAGCGCGTCCAACGCTGATTCGACGAGCCGCCGCGCAAGGCCGCCCCGGCGGAACTCCGAATCGACGCAGAGATGATAGATATAACCGCGCCGTCCGTCATGACCCGCTAAAATTACGCCGGCCAACCCCGTTCCGTCGATCGCAGCGAAACAGCTCGTCGGATTCCGGGCAATGAATTTCGCGAACCCAGCCCGGCTGTCGTCCGTCGTATTCAGCCCCATTCCCGGCGTCCGGACCCATAAATCGTAAACCGCGTCGTAATCCTCCGCCGTCAGATTGCGAATTTCGATTTTCTCCATCCCGTTGTCCTCCGACGTCATCGTTTCATCCGCTCCTATCATAATCGCGTTTCCACGCGCTGCGAACCTTTCTTATAATATAGTGGTTGAGGACAGATAGTGGTTGAGGACAGGATGACTGCGGTCAGGGTTGCCTTTTTCTATATACAGCAGCGTAAAGTTGTCGGCATGTTTTAGTTGAATTTATATATAAAACCCGGAGGTGATGACGCATGGCAGAAAGTCAAAACATCGAATATAAAGAATCCTGGCGGGACGAGTATCTGAAGTGGATCTGCGGCTTTGCCAATGCTCAGGGAGGAACAATCTACATCGGCATCAACGATACAGGGAATGTCATTGGGGTAAAGAATATAAAAAAGCTGATGGAGGATATCCCGAATAAAATTCAAACCGGATTGGGTATCCTGACAGAGGTCAATAAGCATACAAAAGATGGTCTTAATTATATTGAGATCAAGGTTGAACCAAGCAGCTTTCCTGTAAGCTATCACGGAGAATACCACTATCGGAGTGGAAGTACGAAACAGCAGCTGACAGGCATTGCTTTGTCGCAATTTATTATGCGCAAGACGGGCTTTCACTGGGAAGATGTTACAGTTGATAATATTTCAGTGGAAGATCTGGATGCAGAAAGCTTCAAAATATTCCGAAGAGAAGCACTCAGAAGCAAACGGATGACGGCGTCAGAACTGAATATATCGAATGCAGAGTTGCTCAGCAAGCTGCGCCTCATGTCAAATGGCAAGCTCAAAAGAGCAGCAGTGCTGTTGTTCTACAGCGATCCTCAAATTGTTCAGACTGGAAGCTATGTAAAGGTAGGCAAGTTCGATCATAAAGGGACGGTTGTCTACCATCACGATCTTGAGGAATCGCTTATGGTCAACGCGAGCAAAGTCATTGATCTGATCTATCTGATGTATCTGAAAGCAAAAATCAGTTATGAGCATGATGTGCGTGTTGAAGAATACCCCTATGCCAGAGAAGCTATCCGTGAAGCAGTGTATAACGCTATTATTCACAACTGCTACATGTACGGCGCGCCAATTCAGATTCGAATCGAAGATGAGGCAATGATCATCAGCAATTGCTGTATTTTCCCTGAAGGCTGGACGGTTGATACTTTAATGCAGCCGCATAATTCCAGACCGTACAATCCGGATATGGCGAATGTTTTTTATCGGGCCGGTTTTATTGAAAACTGGGGACAGGGTATTCAGAAGATCTGTGATGAATGCAGAACAATAGGAGCAGAGCTTCCAGAATATGAGCTGATAGGAACTACCCTGCGAGTTCATTTCAAAGCCCTCCAAAGGGCTCTTATCGACCAGCCTGAAAAGCCAAAGGGCCAAAGTGCCACCCGCATGGGCCCTTTGGATGATACAATGGCACTAAAGATACTTAACGCAATAAAAGAAGATCCATCAGGCACGATAAACCAGATATCAGAGCGAACCGGAATAGCCAGAAGAACATTAATAAGGCATATGGGCTTTATGAGAAAGAAAGGGCGCATAGAACGTATTGGCGGCAGGCGCTACGGCCATTGGCAGATTAATGAATGATACGGATGTGCTGAGTGATTGGCTTCTTATATGGATAAAAAGGGAACAGCGCAGCATCCGCTTCATAACCGGGCTTTGCATATCAGCCGAGCCTTTAAAACGCAGGAGAAAGTGAACATTGCAGGCCCAAAAGCGAACATTGGAGCCGGGAAAGCGAACATCGAAGAGATATTTAAGCCAAAGACCGCAGCTCATATTCGCAAATTGCAGGAGATATTTGGCTTACAGACAGTCTTTGGCAGGTCGGACGTTCAGAAGGCCCTCGGACTGAAACCGACAAGGAGCTCGGCACTGCTTCGTGACCTGGAGGAACAGGGGGTCACTGAGCCGGTATCCGGACACGGAAAAGGAAAATACAGATTTCGTGCGGTTTCGCTTTGGTATAATTCAACCGGAATCATATCTAAAACGAAAGAATAAGGTTATCAACTATGGCTCAACCCGTTGCGCAATGTCCGCGCTGCCGCCAGACAATGGTCGCGAACGTTCAACAAATTTTTGATCTCGCCCGCGATCCGCAGGCAAAACAAAAGCTTCTCAGCGGCCAATTCAATACCGCTATCTGCTCCTCCTGCGGATACGCGAGCCCGCTGGGAACGCCGCTCGTTTACCATGATCCTGAGAAGCAGCTCTTCCTGACGTATTACCCCGCCGAACTGAACACCCCGCTCCCGGAACAGGAAAGAATCCTGGGGCAGCTGATCCGGTCGGTCGTCGACGCGCTCCCCGCCGAAAAACGCGGCGGCTACCTTTTCCAGCCTCGCTCGATGTACTCCTACGACACGCTGCTGGATACGATTCTCGAAGCCGACGGGATCACGAAAGAGATGATCCAGGCGGAAGAGCGGAAAATCAGCCTGCTGCGTCAGCTTCTCAGCGCGGACGACAACGCCGTTCCGGGCATCATCGATCAGGACCTGACCCCATACGACGACGGCTTTTTCGCGCTCCTCGCGAACGTTCAGGGCAACGCTGAAGCGACCGGAAACGAGGCCCTGATCCAGAAGGCTCAGCTGATCCAGAACGAGCTCCTCGAAAAGACCGAATACGGCCGCGAATTGAAAATCCGCGCGGAGAGCACGCGAAAAGCGATCGCCGACCTGCAGGCGCTCGGCGAAAACCTCAACCGCAACACGCTCCTCGATCTCGTCGCCGGATCGCAGGACGACGCCTACCTCCATACAATCGTCGGACTGGCCCGGAACGGAATGGACTACCGCTTCTTCGAAACGCTGACCGCGAAAATCGACGCTGCCGCCGGCGCGGAAAAAGACAGACTCAGCGAAATCCGCGAGAAAACCCTCGCCGCCGTCCGCGAGATCGACGCTTCGATCCAGGAACAGAAAAAACTCCGCAAGCAGGCGCTTGAAGCCATCCTCAAAGCCGATCATACGGATCAGGCCATCGAGCAGTACGCACGCGCAATCGACGACGCCTTCCTTGAAGTCGCCGGCGAAGAGCTTGAAAACGCCCGAAAAGAGATGAACTACGAACGCAGCGGGAAGATTCAGGCGCTGATCGATAAGGTCGAAGAAATGATGAAAGTCCCGCCGGAGCTGGAGTTTCTCCAGTCCTTAATGAAAATCGAGGATATCAGCGAACTGACCGCGGCGATCGAAAACAATCGGGACGCCGTGACCGACGACTTTAAAGAGATGCTGGAGACCGTTATCGAAAATATCAGCGGCGCGCCGGACACCGATCCGAAACTCCTCGAACGGCTGAAGACAATCCGGACGGTCCTCGCGGCTTAGGATCCCCGGCGCGGAGTTCCGCTAAACACCGCTGTAAACCAAGCCTAAGATCGGGTCGTCCGTTATGATCGCGTCGACGCCCATCCGCTGGAAGCGCATCATATCGTACGAGCTATTGACGACCCACGGGCGGACCTCCCGATTACAGAGATGTTCATTGTGAACGAACTTCGGCGTGACCAGGTCAAGATGCGGATGGATCGCGTCGACGTGGATCGAGTGCTTGAAGAAGGCGCGCGCGCCCCAGCCGGACGGCCCCTTATCCGCAATCAGTCCGGTCTTGATCTCCGGGAAAACGTTGCGCGCCTTGACGAGATCGCCGAAATTAAACGATGAAAAAATAATCGACTCCTGATTCTTATAATACAGGATCGTTTCGATGACCCGATCGACCAGCTTCCCAACCCGTTTTGGATTGCGCGTCTTGATCTCCACGTTCATCAGCAGCTTCGTCCCGAACGCCGCGAAAACCATGTCCAGCGTCGGGATCGTTTCGCGCGGATAAAGCTCCTGTTTCCGGAAACAGGCGTTCAGGCCCTGCAGCTCTGACAGCGTCATCTCTTCCACTTTCCCCTTGACGCCGGTTGTCCGCTCCGTCGTCAGATCGTGAATTACGACTACCTGATCGTCCCGGGTCAGTTGAACGTCGAACTCGATCCCGTCCGCGCCAAACTCCAACGCTTTCCGAAACGCCAGCATTGTATTTTCAGGATAAATCGAGGAATATCCGCGATGAGCCAGAATTTTCATACGCACATCCTTTTTTTCGCTTGAATTAATCATACCAAACTCCGCCGCGATTTTTTTCAATGCGCCGCAGGATTCAGCCCGT includes:
- a CDS encoding GNAT family N-acetyltransferase, translated to MEIRNLTAEDYDAVYDLWVRTPGMGLNTTDDSRAGFAKFIARNPTSCFAAIDGTGLAGVILAGHDGRRGYIYHLCVDSEFRRGGLARRLVESALDALEREGIQKAALVVFARNEGGNAFWEKIGFGVRNDLIYRNRSIHELERIDT
- a CDS encoding ATP-dependent DNA helicase; amino-acid sequence: MAESQNIEYKESWRDEYLKWICGFANAQGGTIYIGINDTGNVIGVKNIKKLMEDIPNKIQTGLGILTEVNKHTKDGLNYIEIKVEPSSFPVSYHGEYHYRSGSTKQQLTGIALSQFIMRKTGFHWEDVTVDNISVEDLDAESFKIFRREALRSKRMTASELNISNAELLSKLRLMSNGKLKRAAVLLFYSDPQIVQTGSYVKVGKFDHKGTVVYHHDLEESLMVNASKVIDLIYLMYLKAKISYEHDVRVEEYPYAREAIREAVYNAIIHNCYMYGAPIQIRIEDEAMIISNCCIFPEGWTVDTLMQPHNSRPYNPDMANVFYRAGFIENWGQGIQKICDECRTIGAELPEYELIGTTLRVHFKALQRALIDQPEKPKGQSATRMGPLDDTMALKILNAIKEDPSGTINQISERTGIARRTLIRHMGFMRKKGRIERIGGRRYGHWQINE